GATGCAGTTCGCTCCCCTCACCTTCCTGCATGGCAAAAGAAATAACGTTAGTCGGTTTGTCCCGATTGAGATAGTCCCTGTTAATCGCCCGGATCTCATCGTCATCTACGACAAGAACCGAAAGTTCCGATTCAGGACAGCCCAGATCGGTCAATATCCGATGAGCTACCTTTTCCAGGTTTTCGACCGCTATCGGGTGCTTTTTTTGCCTGTTCTCGATCCGTATCATCACTCTGCTTTTTATCAGCGGCTGATTTCTTGCCGTTGCCGTTCTTTTTTTCCTTGCCG
The Desulfuromonas sp. genome window above contains:
- a CDS encoding HD family phosphohydrolase codes for the protein ECELTLKDVNKIAISFEKILAGIFHHRVDYPEPVYKENLKAKEKGQEKKVGKEKKNGNGKKSAADKKQSDDTDREQAKKAPDSGRKPGKGSSSDIDRSGLS
- the ybeY gene encoding rRNA maturation RNase YbeY — translated: MIRIENRQKKHPIAVENLEKVAHRILTDLGCPESELSVLVVDDDEIRAINRDYLNRDKPTNVISFAMQEGEGSELHPELLGDVVISADTAARDAAEADSPFVSELYFLLLHGILHLLGYDHERGTAQQALIMEEKEREIYAVVEREFILQT